One Drechmeria coniospora strain ARSEF 6962 chromosome 01, whole genome shotgun sequence genomic region harbors:
- a CDS encoding acid sphingomyelinase, with amino-acid sequence MRPQSLFPLLALGNIAHGAATGDVSPGGLALTRRELEARGFVDDIWKKIKNVASCAGCEGVLGLFKGLTWLGDGAFVRVTQTICKLAKVQDADVCEGAIALEGPVIANVIRNLKIGSKTSKTFCTTLFGLCGFPDVAPWSVPFPSVKPSRSRPKSGGKPPIKIVHYSDIHIDPLYVAGASADCSKPICCRPYTPADAPGKSKSPAGPNGDHKCDVPFSLEKSMYRAINKVAPDAAFAIFTGDIVDHAVWKTSQTSNAQIIDHAYTTMNDSLKLVYGTVGNHEQHPVDAIQPISVGNNANWLYGLLSSKWQSWIGKPSTASAESMGAYSTKYPKGNLRVISLNTNLYYQRNYWLYRNMEDKDPNSQIAWLVRELDAAEKAGENVYIIGHMPLGDKDALPDPSNYLDQILKRYSSIISAMFFGHTHVDHFEISYTDYAARTAENAYLTSYIAPSLTPTSGMPSFRVYEVDPDTFAVRDVITYIADMKNPAFQTTGPVWAKFYSAKEAYGKAVDPPVTDPEAELTPAFWHRVTEAFEKDASLFDAYMARKSRGWNVAKCTGDCKAAELCQLRAGRAQNNCFVPQPGFHFSKRSEVAHEHGEHDECGVPVTMKALSALTDSKEMLQKFQELIEEERARAEKLGEQPKL; translated from the exons ATGCGTCCTCAGTCGCTGTTTCCATTGTTGGCTCTTGGGAATATCGCCCATGGCGCCGCCACCGGTGACGTCTCCCCCGGCGGCCTTGCGTTGACTCGTCGCGAACTGGAAGCTCggggcttcgtcgacgacatctgGAAGAAGATCAAGAACGTGGCCAGTTGCGCCGGCTGCGAG GGCGTCTTGGGTCTGTTCAAGGGCCTCACGtggctcggcgacggcgccttTGTCAGGGTGACTCAAACCATCTGCAAGCTCGCCAAG GTCCAGGATGCCGATGTCTGCGAAggcgccatcgccctcgaggGCCCCGTCATCGCCAACGTCATCCGGAATTTGAAGATCGGCTCCAAGACGTCCAAGACCTTCTGCACCACTCTTTTCGGCCTCTGCGGGTTCCCCGACGTCGCGCCGTGGAGCGTGCCTTTCCCCTCGGTCAAGCCGTCCCGGAGTCGTCCCAAGTCCGGCGGCAAACCCCCGATCAAAATCGTCCACTACTCGGACATTCACATTGATCCCCTCTACGTCGCCGGCGCGTCGGCCGATTGTAGCAAGCCCATCTGCTGCAG gcccTACACGCCCGCCGATGCGCCTGGAAAGAGCAAGTCGCCCGCGGGGCCCAACGGCGACCACAAATGCGATGTGCCCTTCAGCCTCGAGAAGAGCATGTATCGAGCCATCAACAAGGTTGCGCCCGACGCAGCCTTTGCCATCTTCACCGGCGACATTGTCGACCATGCCGTCTGGAAGACGAGCCAGACGTCCAACGCGCAGATCA TCGATCACGCGTACACCACCATGAACGACTCTCTCAAGCTCGTAtacggcaccgtcggcaacCACGAGCAGCATCCCGTGGACGCCATCCAGCCCATCTCCGTCGGCAACAACGCGAATTGGCTCTACGGCCTCCTGTCCTCCAAGTGGCAGTCGTGGATCGGCAAgccttcgacggcgagcgccgAGAGCATGGGTGCCTACTCGACCAAGTATCCCAAGGGAAACCTACGCGTCATCTCGCTCAACACCAACCTGTACTACCAGCGAAATTACTGGCTGTACCGGAACATGGAGGACAAGGACCCCAACTCTCAGATCGCGTGGCTCGTCAGAGAACTAGACGCCGCCGAAAAGGCGGGCGAGAACGTGTACATCATCGGACACATGCCCTTGGGCGACAAGGATGCCCTGCCGGATCCGTCCAACTACCTCGACCAGATCTTGAAGCGCTACTCGTCCATCATTTCCGCCATGTTCTTCGGCCACACCCACGTCGATCACTTCGAGATCAGCTACACCGACTACGCCGCCCGGACGGCGGAGAACGCGTACCTGACGTCGTACATTGCTCCGTCGCTCACGCCGACCTCGGGCATGCCGTCGTTTCGCGTCTACGAAGTCGACCCGGACACGTTCGCCGTCAGGGATGTCATCACCTACATTGCCGACATGAAAAACCCTGCCTTTCAAACGACGGGTCCCGTGTGGGCCAAGTTCTACTCGGCCAAGGAGGCGTACGGCAAGGCGGTCGACCCGCCCGTCACGGaccccgaggccgagctgacGCCGGCCTTTTGGCACAGGGTCACGGAAGCCTTTGAGAAGGACGCGAGCTTGTTCGACGCCTACATGGCACGCAAGAGCCGCGGGTGGAACGTGGCCAAGTGCACGGGTGACtgcaaggcggccgagctgtGTCAGCTCCGTGCCGGCCGGGCCCAAAACAACTGCTTCGTGCCTCAACCAGGTTTCCATTTCAGCAAGCGGAGCGAGGTTGcgcacgagcacggcgagcacgacgagtGCGGCGTGCcggtgacgatgaaggcGCTGAGCGCGCTGACCGACAGCAAGGAGATGCTGCAAAAGTTCCAGGAGCTGATTGAAGAGGAGAGGGCTCGGGCGGAAAAGCTCGGAGAACAGCCGAAGCTGTAG
- a CDS encoding vacuolar ATP synthase catalytic subunit A gives MQPGLRPRLQARPSLLDLLIRRRRSESDDAPGRPSSLFRSSSCPGAATVTAAAAAGRTSTSSPPLSPPAAPTNPDANPPPATPPPRPPQPPPGARAPLLLPPPYPETAAVELPSPNSPLSTSTSSASTPPPSPPQSPSPLSSSSIVDEEAEPTDAPPKMVAKKANDHDGEAIQYGKIFSVSGPVVIAEDMIGVAMYELVKVGHSNLVGEVIRINADQATIQVYEETAGVKVGDPVGRTGKPLSVELGPGLLNGIYDGIQRPLEDIAHVAKSIYIPRGIAVPALDRVKKWDFTPTMKVGDHITGGDIWGTVFENSFISTHRIMLPPRARGVITRIAPKGAYTVAEKILEVEFAGVKTEYPMMQLWPTRVPRPTTEKLAADQPFIVGQRVLDALFPGVQGGTTAIPGAFGCGKTVISQSVSKFSNSDVIVYVGCGERGNEMAEVLKDFPELTIDVDGRKEQIMKRTTLIANTSNMPVAAREASIYTGITVAEYFRDQGLNVAMMADSTSRWAEALREISGRLGEMPADQGFPAYLGAKLASFYERAGNVKSLGSPERSGSVSIVGAVSPPGGDFSDPVTTSTLNIVQVFWGLDKKLAQRKHFPSINTAASYSKYTNVLDKWYEKDYPDFPRLRDRIKQLLTDSEELDQVVQLVGKSALSDQDKITLDLASLIKEDFLQQNGYSDYDQFCPMWKTEWMMKLMVGFHDESQKAIAQGQSWAKVREATTELQAKLRQLKFELPSEGQEAVSKKYEAIQQTMMDKFASVTDE, from the exons ATGCAGCCCGGACTGCGGCCGAGGCTGCAGGCGCGGCCCTCGCTGCTGGACTTGCTGATACGCCGCAGGAggagcgagagcgacgatgcgcctggccggccgagctcgctgTTCCGTAGCAGTTCGTGTCCTGGTGccgcgacggtgacggctgCCGCAGCCGCTGGCCGCACGAGTACATCGTCGCCTCCACTGTCGCCGCCAGCAGCTCCCACTAATCCCGATGCCAACCCTCCACcagcgacgccgccgccgcggccgccacAACCACCGCCTGGAGCGCGAGCACCACTATTATTACCACCACCCTATCCTGAGACCGCAGCTGTAGAGCTGCCGAGCCCAAACTCTCCACTCTCAACCTCAACCTCATCCGCCTCCACCCCTCCGCCGTCCCCCCCACAGTCTCCctcgccgctctcctcctcctccatcgtcgacgaagaagccgaGCCGACCGACGCTCCGCCCAAGATGGTTGCT AAGAAAGCAAACGACCACGATGGCGAGGCCATCCAGTATG GCAAAATCTTCTCCGTCTCGGG gcccgtcgtcatcgccgaggaCATGATCGGCGTTGCCATGTACGAGCTG GTCAAAGTAGGCCACAgcaacctcgtcggcgaggtgaTTCGAATCAACGCCGATCAAGCGACCATTCAGGTCTACGAGGAGACCG CCGGCGTCAAGGTCGGCGACCCCGTCGGCCGAACCGGCAAGCCCTTgtccgtcgagctcggccccGGCCTCCTCAACGGCATCTACGACGGCATCCAGCGGCCCCTCGAGGACATCGCCCACGTGGCCAAGAGCATCTACATCCCccgcggcatcgccgtcccCGCCCTCGACCGAGTCAAGAAGTGGGATTtcacgccgacgatgaaggtGGGCGATCACATCACGGGCGGTGACATCTGGGGCACCGTCTTCGAGAACTCGTTCATCTCGACGCACAGGATCATGCTCCCGCCCCGCGCCCGCGGCGTCATCACGAGGATCGCGCCCAAGGGAGCCTACACGGTGGCGGAGAAGatcctcgaggtcgagttCGCCGGCGTCAAGACCGAGTACCCCATGATGCAGCTGTGGCCCACGCGCGTCccccggccgacgacggagaagctcgccgccgatcagcccttcatcgtcggccagcgcgtcctcgacgccctcttCCCCGGCGTCCAGGgcggcacgacggccatcCCGGGGGCCTTTGGCTGCGGCAAGACGGTCATCAGCCAGTCGGTTTCCAAGTTCTCCAACAGCGACGTCATAGTCTacgtcggctgcggcgagCGCGGCAacgagatggccgaggtcCTCAAGGATTTCCCCGAGCTCaccatcgacgtcgacggccgcaagGAGCAGATCATGAAGCGGACGACGCTCATCGCCAACACGTCCAACAtgcccgtcgccgcgcgCGAGGCCTCCATCTACACGGGCATCACCGTGGCCGAGTACTTCCGCGACCAGGGCCTCAACGTCGCCATGATGGCCGACTCGACCTCCCGCTGGGCCGAGGCGCTGCGAGAGATCTCgggccgtctcggcgagATGCCGGCGGACCAGGGCTTCCCCGCCTACCTCGGTGCCAAGCTCGCCTCCTTCTACGAGCGGGCCGGCAACGTCAAGTCGCTCGGCTCGCCCGAGCGCAGCGGCAGcgtcagcatcgtcggcgccgtcagcCCGCCCGGCGGCGACTTCTCCGACCCCGTCACCACGTCGACGCTCAACATCGTCCAGGTCTTCTGGGGTCTCGACAAGAAGCTCGCCCAGCGCAAGCACTTCCCCTCCATCAACACGGCCGCCTCCTACTCCAAGTACACCAACGTGCTCGACAAGTGGTACGAGAAGGACTACCCCGACTTCCCGAGGCTGCGCGACCGCATCAAGCAGCTGCTGACGGACTCGGAGGAGCTCGACCAGGTggtgcagctcgtcggcaagaGCGCCCTGTCGGACCAGGACAAGATcaccctcgacctcgccagcCTCATCAAGGAGGACTTTCTGCAGCAGAACGGCTACTCCGACTACGATCAGTTCTGCCCCATGTGGAAGACGGAGTGGATGATGAAGCTCATGGTCGGCTTCCACGACGAGTCGCAGAAGGCCATCGCCCAGGGCCAGAGCTGGGCCAAGGTGCGCGAGGCCACGACCGAGCTGCAGGCCAAGCTGAGGCAGCTCAAGTTCGAGCTGCCCTCGGAAGGCCAGGAGGCCGTTTCCAAGAAG TACGAGGCCATCCAGCAGACCATGATGGACAAGTTTGCCTCCGTCACGGACGAGTAG
- a CDS encoding Protein IMPACT like protein → MLVLTAHDAHCWSRPKPQPIDLTTSATIFDAVSTYAAYSVPAPRLSATMSEELLDEVEAINSIYGDESLVLADEEGGSGTATSSSTSSRYILSLPAGASSLRLEFPASYPLEPPSVLGTQHSSGGVRGAGARDKALFAEVLREVFDVGAVCLFDAVEEFGRRVQDHDDDNGDDDGIQKDEDDEDEQAKQQQQQQDDAGAGNVKSTATPTWSVSTPFIENRSTFIAHATGGVTSVSQARAFVAHLLASDKRIRSATHNMTAWRIRGSVAGTSYQDCDDDGETAAGSRLLHLLQLMGLWDVLVVVTRWYGGVKLGPRRFAIINAAARDALVRAGLVGGGDNNSKGDEKDKEKEKEKNKGR, encoded by the coding sequence atgcttgtacttacagcgcACGATGCCCACTGCTGGTCCCGCCCCAAGCCCCAACCGATCGACCTCACCACATCCGCGACGATTTTCGATGCCGTTTCCACGTACGCAGCGTACTCGGTGCCCGCTCCCCGGTTGAGCGCAACCATGTCGGAGGAGCTGCTGGACGAAGTGGAGGCCATCAACTCCATCTACGGCGACGAATCACTTgtgctggccgacgaggagggcggatCGGGGACGgcgacatcgtcgtcgacatcgtcgaGGTACATCCTGAGCTTGCCGGCCGGTGCGTCGTCGCTGCGTCTCGAGTTCCCAGCCTCGTACCCGTTGGAGCCGCCCTCGGTACTTGGAACGCAGCATTCGTCAGGGGGGGTTCGGGGCGCCGGCGCGCGGGACAAGGCGTTGTTTGCCGAGGTTTTGCGGGAAGTCTTTGACGTCGGCGCTGTCTGTCTCTTCGATGCTGTCGAGGAGTTTGGTCGGCGAGTGCAGgatcacgacgacgacaatggcgatgatgacggtaTTCaaaaggacgaggacgacgaggacgagcaggcgaagcagcagcagcagcagcaggacgacgCTGGAGCAGGCAATGtcaagtcgacggcgacgcccacGTGGAGCGTATCAACACCCTTCATCGAGAACCGGTCGACGTTTATAGCCCATGCCACTGGCGGCGTGACATCGGTCTCGCAGGCGCGCGCATTTGTCGCCCATCTCCTCGCGTCCGACAAACGGATCCGCAGCGCGACGCACAACATGACGGCATGGCGCATTCGCGGGTCGGTCGCCGGTACCTCCTACCAAGActgcgacgatgacggcgagacggcggccggtAGTCGactcctccatctcctccagcTCATGGGTCTTTGGGAcgtactcgtcgtcgtcactcGCTGGTACGGCGGCGTGAAGCTCGGCCCGAGACGGTTCGCCATCATCAACGCTGCAGCGAGGGATGCCCTTGTCAGGGCTGGCCTGGTGGGAGGCGGAGACAACAACAGTAAAGGCGACGAGAAGGATAaagagaaggaaaaggaaaagaaCAAGGGTCGGTGA
- a CDS encoding CRA-b-like protein, translating into MSPRQHPLPYRGDFSSAEEYTEKLLQFASTTRLFQTLCGGIHILDFFTSETSLFEKVLPEEWHDFLRVTDMMSLLDLLMRDKLESAISIEGAGPPASLLEYIKSIRNLSLGRDFRPPEERLPDLPRSVAVGMRPKKMHEVKHFANYVQRLSNDIAESSGGDISHFVDFGSGQNYLGRALASEPYNRRVVAVEGRESNVTAAKGLDRLSGLAVKQKVMRNKKLWNQILAISGPSRDDRGVIAEAAKQVAGTEGFDFRPMNELGSTYAVEEGKGHIQYVSGHLDNGELGDVVSEIENGEAEGRRRRPRPRLMAVSIHSCGNLSHFGIRSLVLNPEMRAIAIVGCCYNRMTEKLGPPTYKHPHLRPNLQALNRRAARESDRRDPQGFPMSDRFSTYQGEGVRLNITTRMMACQAPQNWTREDSERFFTRHFFRAVLQKMFLDRGVVDRIHQQPTPQQPTSGSEEEASTEEAAGDLAGDPASTCTSPVTIGALGKSCYRSIGSYVRGAIEKLTTNGEYQQHAQIVRDKMADVTDEEIDAYEAAYLPRRKELCVMWSLMAFSATVVEALIVTDRWTYLKEQSDVVSDAWVETVFDFGESPRNLVVVGVKRADADVDAGAEEADGEGERGAGRSQHA; encoded by the coding sequence ATGTCTCCGAGACAGCACCCGCTGCCTTATAGAGGGGACTTTTCGTCAGCAGAGGAATACACGGAAAAGCTACTTCAGTTCGCGAGCACGACACGCCTGTTCCAGACCCTCTGTGGCGGCATCCACATACTCGACTTTTTCACCTCGGAGACGAGCTTGTTTGAAAAGGTGCTGCCGGAAGAATGGCACGACTTCCTGCGGGTGACGGACATGATGAGCCTTCTTGATCTCCTCATGAGGGACAAGCTGGAATCGGCCATCTCGATCGAGGGAGCCGGTCCGCCGGCGAGCCTGCTGGAGTATATCAAATCGATCCGTAACCTTTCCCTCGGCCGGGACTTCCGTCCCCCGGAAGAGAGGCTGCCCGATCTCCCACGTTCGGTGGCGGTGGGGATGAGGCCGAAGAAGATGCACGAAGTCAAACATTTCGCCAACTACGTCCAGCGGCTCTCCAACGACATCGCCGAGTCGAGCGGCGGTGACATCTCTCACTTTGTCGACTTCGGCAGCGGACAAAACTACCTCGGCCGTGCCCTCGCGAGCGAGCCGTACAACCGTCgggtcgtggccgtcgagggacgCGAGAGCAACGtcacggcggccaaggggcTCGACCGGTTGTCGGGCCTCGCGGTGAAGCAAAAGGTGATGCGGAACAAGAAGCTCTGGAACCAGATCCTCGCCATCAGCGGCCCGAGCCGAGACGACCGAGGGGTgatcgccgaggcggcgaagcaGGTGGCCGGAACCGAGGGCTTTGACTTCCGACCGATGAATGAGCTCGGGTCCACgtacgccgtcgaggaaggcaAAGGTCACATCCAGTACGTGTCGGGCCATCTCGACAACGGCGAACTGGGGGACGTCGTCTCCGAAATCGAaaacggcgaggccgagggcaggaggcggcggccgaggccgaggctcATGGCCGTCTCGATCCACTCGTGCGGCAACCTCTCGCACTTTGGCATCCGATCGCTCGTGCTCAACCCGGAGATGCgagccatcgccatcgtcgggtGCTGCTACAACCGCATGACGGAGAAGCTCGGCCCGCCGACGTACAAGCACCCACACCTGCGACCGAACCTGCAGGCGCTCAACAGGCGAGCGGCGCGCGAGTCCGACAGGCGCGACCCGCAGGGGTTCCCGATGAGCGACCGCTTCTCGACCTACCAGGGCGAGGGTGTCCGGCTCAACATcacgacgaggatgatggccTGCCAGGCACCGCAGAACTGGACGCGCGAGGACAGCGAGAGGTTTTTCACCCGACACTTCTTCCGGGCCGTGCTGCAGAAGATGTTCCTCGACCGCGGCGTGGTCGACCGCATCCATCAACAGCcgacgccgcagcagccgacgtcgggctccgaggaggaggcctcgaccgaggaggcggcaggCGACCTGGCGGGCGACCCGGCCAGCACGTGCACCAGCCCCGTCACCATCGGGGCTCTCGGGAAAAGCTGCTACCGGTCGATCGGCTCGTACGTGCGGGGCGCGATCGAGAAGCTCACGACGAACGGCGAGTACCAGCAGCACGCGCAGATTGTCCGGGACAAGATGGCGGACGTGACCGACGAGGAGATTGACGCGTATGAGGCGGCGTACCTGCCCCGTCGCAAGGAGCTCTGTGTCATGTGGAGCTTGATGGCATTCAGCGCGacggtcgtcgaggcgctgATTGTGACGGATCGATGGACCTATCTCAAGGAGCAGTCGGATGTGGTGAGCGATGCGTGGGTGGAAACCGTGTTCGACTTTGGCGAAAGCCCGCGAAACCTGGTAGTGGTGGGCGTCAAGAGGGCCGACGCGGATGTGGATGCGGGGGCAGAGGAGGCAGAcggggagggagagagaggCGCAGGCCGGAGCCAACATGcatga